The proteins below come from a single Tachypleus tridentatus isolate NWPU-2018 chromosome 13, ASM421037v1, whole genome shotgun sequence genomic window:
- the LOC143240738 gene encoding neuropilin and tolloid-like protein 2 isoform X6, which produces MVNVQRAHWSYVVLQCLLLSLLLCRNGDFAERNKYYHMSTLCVQDRFVPLYKMIDGAVLTSESENELKCVVTFQTDSILQRFMLRFERLALDCNDHLYVFDGDHAYANYKADLSCRSTRADVGTIFTQSNFVTLKYVTDEWSQSGNGFKLIITAFKDSAIGCRDFRCLNNFCISQELMCDGVNHCGDNSDETSHADCVDKTTSGQIMGLGVSIFVAIIVSIIIVCFICVVGIAICLCRRQGQHQQGALQRQHAPLHPLGSHPHYPISV; this is translated from the exons ATGGTGAACGTACAGCGCGCCCATTGGTCTTACGTTGTACTTCAGTGTTTGTTACTTAGTTTGCTTCTCTGTAGAAACGGTGATTTTGCTGAGAGAAATAagtact ATCACATGTCCACATTATGTGTCCAGGATCGCTTTGTTCCACTGTACAAGATGATTGATGGGGCTGTTTTAACATCTGAGAGTGAGAATGAACTGAAATGTGTTGTAACATTCCAAACAGACTCAATATTACAAAGGTTTATGTTGCGTTTTGAGCGACTTGCACTGGACTGTAATGACCACCTGTATGTTTTTGATGGAGACCATGCTTATGCTAATTATAAG GCTGACCTGTCATGCCGCAGTACAAGAGCAGATGTAGGAACCATCTTCACCCAgagtaattttgttacactgaaaTATGTCACTGATGAATGGAGCCAGAGTGGAAATGGTTTCAAGTTGATTATTACTGCTTTTAAGGATTCAG ctATTGGATGTCGAGATTTCCGTTGTCTAAACAACTTCTGTATATCACAGGAGTTAATGTGTGATGGTGTGAACCACTGTGGTGACAACAGTGATGAAACAAGCCATGCTGATTGTGTAG ataaaaCTACAAGTGGTCAGATCATGGGATTAGGTGTGAGCATCTTTGTTGCCATTATAGTTAGCATAATAATCGTCTGTTTCATCTGCGTAGTAGGCATTGCAATTTGCTTGTGTCGCCGACAAGGGCAGCACCAACAGGGTGCTCTTCAACGCCAACATGCTCCACTTCATCCACTTGGAAGTCACCCTCATTACCCTA TTTCAGTCTGA
- the LOC143240738 gene encoding neuropilin and tolloid-like protein 2 isoform X5, which yields MVNVQRAHWSYVVLQCLLLSLLLCRNGDFAERNKYYHMSTLCVQDRFVPLYKMIDGAVLTSESENELKCVVTFQTDSILQRFMLRFERLALDCNDHLYVFDGDHAYANYKADLSCRSTRADVGTIFTQSNFVTLKYVTDEWSQSGNGFKLIITAFKDSAIGCRDFRCLNNFCISQELMCDGVNHCGDNSDETSHADCVDKTTSGQIMGLGVSIFVAIIVSIIIVCFICVVGIAICLCRRQGQHQQGALQRQHAPLHPLGSHPHYPKFSHVPAD from the exons ATGGTGAACGTACAGCGCGCCCATTGGTCTTACGTTGTACTTCAGTGTTTGTTACTTAGTTTGCTTCTCTGTAGAAACGGTGATTTTGCTGAGAGAAATAagtact ATCACATGTCCACATTATGTGTCCAGGATCGCTTTGTTCCACTGTACAAGATGATTGATGGGGCTGTTTTAACATCTGAGAGTGAGAATGAACTGAAATGTGTTGTAACATTCCAAACAGACTCAATATTACAAAGGTTTATGTTGCGTTTTGAGCGACTTGCACTGGACTGTAATGACCACCTGTATGTTTTTGATGGAGACCATGCTTATGCTAATTATAAG GCTGACCTGTCATGCCGCAGTACAAGAGCAGATGTAGGAACCATCTTCACCCAgagtaattttgttacactgaaaTATGTCACTGATGAATGGAGCCAGAGTGGAAATGGTTTCAAGTTGATTATTACTGCTTTTAAGGATTCAG ctATTGGATGTCGAGATTTCCGTTGTCTAAACAACTTCTGTATATCACAGGAGTTAATGTGTGATGGTGTGAACCACTGTGGTGACAACAGTGATGAAACAAGCCATGCTGATTGTGTAG ataaaaCTACAAGTGGTCAGATCATGGGATTAGGTGTGAGCATCTTTGTTGCCATTATAGTTAGCATAATAATCGTCTGTTTCATCTGCGTAGTAGGCATTGCAATTTGCTTGTGTCGCCGACAAGGGCAGCACCAACAGGGTGCTCTTCAACGCCAACATGCTCCACTTCATCCACTTGGAAGTCACCCTCATTACCCTA aattttctCATGTTCCAGCTGACTAA
- the LOC143240738 gene encoding uncharacterized protein LOC143240738 isoform X2, whose protein sequence is MVNVQRAHWSYVVLQCLLLSLLLCRNGDFAERNKYYHMSTLCVQDRFVPLYKMIDGAVLTSESENELKCVVTFQTDSILQRFMLRFERLALDCNDHLYVFDGDHAYANYKADLSCRSTRADVGTIFTQSNFVTLKYVTDEWSQSGNGFKLIITAFKDSAIGCRDFRCLNNFCISQELMCDGVNHCGDNSDETSHADCVDKTTSGQIMGLGVSIFVAIIVSIIIVCFICVVGIAICLCRRQGQHQQGALQRQHAPLHPLGSHPHYPNGSIVSPVPAPQQPRPATVPRPRDLERNHHHTQETCIPLPQGSAMTCPMKASTIPQSENWLV, encoded by the exons ATGGTGAACGTACAGCGCGCCCATTGGTCTTACGTTGTACTTCAGTGTTTGTTACTTAGTTTGCTTCTCTGTAGAAACGGTGATTTTGCTGAGAGAAATAagtact ATCACATGTCCACATTATGTGTCCAGGATCGCTTTGTTCCACTGTACAAGATGATTGATGGGGCTGTTTTAACATCTGAGAGTGAGAATGAACTGAAATGTGTTGTAACATTCCAAACAGACTCAATATTACAAAGGTTTATGTTGCGTTTTGAGCGACTTGCACTGGACTGTAATGACCACCTGTATGTTTTTGATGGAGACCATGCTTATGCTAATTATAAG GCTGACCTGTCATGCCGCAGTACAAGAGCAGATGTAGGAACCATCTTCACCCAgagtaattttgttacactgaaaTATGTCACTGATGAATGGAGCCAGAGTGGAAATGGTTTCAAGTTGATTATTACTGCTTTTAAGGATTCAG ctATTGGATGTCGAGATTTCCGTTGTCTAAACAACTTCTGTATATCACAGGAGTTAATGTGTGATGGTGTGAACCACTGTGGTGACAACAGTGATGAAACAAGCCATGCTGATTGTGTAG ataaaaCTACAAGTGGTCAGATCATGGGATTAGGTGTGAGCATCTTTGTTGCCATTATAGTTAGCATAATAATCGTCTGTTTCATCTGCGTAGTAGGCATTGCAATTTGCTTGTGTCGCCGACAAGGGCAGCACCAACAGGGTGCTCTTCAACGCCAACATGCTCCACTTCATCCACTTGGAAGTCACCCTCATTACCCTA ATGGCTCTATTGTCTCTCCCGTGCCTGCCCCTCAGCAGCCCAGACCCGCTACAGTACCCCGCCCGAGAGACTTGGAGAGAAACCACCACCATACCCAGGAAACGTGTATTCCCCTGCCACAGGGATCGGCTATGACGTGCCCCATGAAAGCCTCTACTATCCCACAAAGTGAGAACTGGCTTGTATAG
- the LOC143240738 gene encoding uncharacterized protein LOC143240738 isoform X1 — translation MVNVQRAHWSYVVLQCLLLSLLLCRNGDFAERNKYYHMSTLCVQDRFVPLYKMIDGAVLTSESENELKCVVTFQTDSILQRFMLRFERLALDCNDHLYVFDGDHAYANYKADLSCRSTRADVGTIFTQSNFVTLKYVTDEWSQSGNGFKLIITAFKDSAIGCRDFRCLNNFCISQELMCDGVNHCGDNSDETSHADCVDKTTSGQIMGLGVSIFVAIIVSIIIVCFICVVGIAICLCRRQGQHQQGALQRQHAPLHPLGSHPHYPMGRSFSLTPVDGSIVSPVPAPQQPRPATVPRPRDLERNHHHTQETCIPLPQGSAMTCPMKASTIPQSENWLV, via the exons ATGGTGAACGTACAGCGCGCCCATTGGTCTTACGTTGTACTTCAGTGTTTGTTACTTAGTTTGCTTCTCTGTAGAAACGGTGATTTTGCTGAGAGAAATAagtact ATCACATGTCCACATTATGTGTCCAGGATCGCTTTGTTCCACTGTACAAGATGATTGATGGGGCTGTTTTAACATCTGAGAGTGAGAATGAACTGAAATGTGTTGTAACATTCCAAACAGACTCAATATTACAAAGGTTTATGTTGCGTTTTGAGCGACTTGCACTGGACTGTAATGACCACCTGTATGTTTTTGATGGAGACCATGCTTATGCTAATTATAAG GCTGACCTGTCATGCCGCAGTACAAGAGCAGATGTAGGAACCATCTTCACCCAgagtaattttgttacactgaaaTATGTCACTGATGAATGGAGCCAGAGTGGAAATGGTTTCAAGTTGATTATTACTGCTTTTAAGGATTCAG ctATTGGATGTCGAGATTTCCGTTGTCTAAACAACTTCTGTATATCACAGGAGTTAATGTGTGATGGTGTGAACCACTGTGGTGACAACAGTGATGAAACAAGCCATGCTGATTGTGTAG ataaaaCTACAAGTGGTCAGATCATGGGATTAGGTGTGAGCATCTTTGTTGCCATTATAGTTAGCATAATAATCGTCTGTTTCATCTGCGTAGTAGGCATTGCAATTTGCTTGTGTCGCCGACAAGGGCAGCACCAACAGGGTGCTCTTCAACGCCAACATGCTCCACTTCATCCACTTGGAAGTCACCCTCATTACCCTA TGGGGAGAAGTTTCAGTCTGACACCAGTAGATGGCTCTATTGTCTCTCCCGTGCCTGCCCCTCAGCAGCCCAGACCCGCTACAGTACCCCGCCCGAGAGACTTGGAGAGAAACCACCACCATACCCAGGAAACGTGTATTCCCCTGCCACAGGGATCGGCTATGACGTGCCCCATGAAAGCCTCTACTATCCCACAAAGTGAGAACTGGCTTGTATAG
- the LOC143240738 gene encoding uncharacterized protein LOC143240738 isoform X4, producing MVNVQRAHWSYVVLQCLLLSLLLCRNGDFAERNKYYHMSTLCVQDRFVPLYKMIDGAVLTSESENELKCVVTFQTDSILQRFMLRFERLALDCNDHLYVFDGDHAYANYKADLSCRSTRADVGTIFTQSNFVTLKYVTDEWSQSGNGFKLIITAFKDSAIGCRDFRCLNNFCISQELMCDGVNHCGDNSDETSHADCVDKTTSGQIMGLGVSIFVAIIVSIIIVCFICVVGIAICLCRRQGQHQQGALQRQHAPLHPLGSHPHYPTQTRYSTPPERLGEKPPPYPGNVYSPATGIGYDVPHESLYYPTK from the exons ATGGTGAACGTACAGCGCGCCCATTGGTCTTACGTTGTACTTCAGTGTTTGTTACTTAGTTTGCTTCTCTGTAGAAACGGTGATTTTGCTGAGAGAAATAagtact ATCACATGTCCACATTATGTGTCCAGGATCGCTTTGTTCCACTGTACAAGATGATTGATGGGGCTGTTTTAACATCTGAGAGTGAGAATGAACTGAAATGTGTTGTAACATTCCAAACAGACTCAATATTACAAAGGTTTATGTTGCGTTTTGAGCGACTTGCACTGGACTGTAATGACCACCTGTATGTTTTTGATGGAGACCATGCTTATGCTAATTATAAG GCTGACCTGTCATGCCGCAGTACAAGAGCAGATGTAGGAACCATCTTCACCCAgagtaattttgttacactgaaaTATGTCACTGATGAATGGAGCCAGAGTGGAAATGGTTTCAAGTTGATTATTACTGCTTTTAAGGATTCAG ctATTGGATGTCGAGATTTCCGTTGTCTAAACAACTTCTGTATATCACAGGAGTTAATGTGTGATGGTGTGAACCACTGTGGTGACAACAGTGATGAAACAAGCCATGCTGATTGTGTAG ataaaaCTACAAGTGGTCAGATCATGGGATTAGGTGTGAGCATCTTTGTTGCCATTATAGTTAGCATAATAATCGTCTGTTTCATCTGCGTAGTAGGCATTGCAATTTGCTTGTGTCGCCGACAAGGGCAGCACCAACAGGGTGCTCTTCAACGCCAACATGCTCCACTTCATCCACTTGGAAGTCACCCTCATTACCCTA CCCAGACCCGCTACAGTACCCCGCCCGAGAGACTTGGAGAGAAACCACCACCATACCCAGGAAACGTGTATTCCCCTGCCACAGGGATCGGCTATGACGTGCCCCATGAAAGCCTCTACTATCCCACAAAGTGA
- the LOC143240738 gene encoding uncharacterized protein LOC143240738 isoform X3 produces MVNVQRAHWSYVVLQCLLLSLLLCRNGDFAERNKYYHMSTLCVQDRFVPLYKMIDGAVLTSESENELKCVVTFQTDSILQRFMLRFERLALDCNDHLYVFDGDHAYANYKADLSCRSTRADVGTIFTQSNFVTLKYVTDEWSQSGNGFKLIITAFKDSAIGCRDFRCLNNFCISQELMCDGVNHCGDNSDETSHADCVDKTTSGQIMGLGVSIFVAIIVSIIIVCFICVVGIAICLCRRQGQHQQGALQRQHAPLHPLGSHPHYPTAQTRYSTPPERLGEKPPPYPGNVYSPATGIGYDVPHESLYYPTK; encoded by the exons ATGGTGAACGTACAGCGCGCCCATTGGTCTTACGTTGTACTTCAGTGTTTGTTACTTAGTTTGCTTCTCTGTAGAAACGGTGATTTTGCTGAGAGAAATAagtact ATCACATGTCCACATTATGTGTCCAGGATCGCTTTGTTCCACTGTACAAGATGATTGATGGGGCTGTTTTAACATCTGAGAGTGAGAATGAACTGAAATGTGTTGTAACATTCCAAACAGACTCAATATTACAAAGGTTTATGTTGCGTTTTGAGCGACTTGCACTGGACTGTAATGACCACCTGTATGTTTTTGATGGAGACCATGCTTATGCTAATTATAAG GCTGACCTGTCATGCCGCAGTACAAGAGCAGATGTAGGAACCATCTTCACCCAgagtaattttgttacactgaaaTATGTCACTGATGAATGGAGCCAGAGTGGAAATGGTTTCAAGTTGATTATTACTGCTTTTAAGGATTCAG ctATTGGATGTCGAGATTTCCGTTGTCTAAACAACTTCTGTATATCACAGGAGTTAATGTGTGATGGTGTGAACCACTGTGGTGACAACAGTGATGAAACAAGCCATGCTGATTGTGTAG ataaaaCTACAAGTGGTCAGATCATGGGATTAGGTGTGAGCATCTTTGTTGCCATTATAGTTAGCATAATAATCGTCTGTTTCATCTGCGTAGTAGGCATTGCAATTTGCTTGTGTCGCCGACAAGGGCAGCACCAACAGGGTGCTCTTCAACGCCAACATGCTCCACTTCATCCACTTGGAAGTCACCCTCATTACCCTA CAGCCCAGACCCGCTACAGTACCCCGCCCGAGAGACTTGGAGAGAAACCACCACCATACCCAGGAAACGTGTATTCCCCTGCCACAGGGATCGGCTATGACGTGCCCCATGAAAGCCTCTACTATCCCACAAAGTGA